One genomic window of Paenisporosarcina antarctica includes the following:
- a CDS encoding dicarboxylate/amino acid:cation symporter, with amino-acid sequence MNLSIKIVIALILGAITGVVLNLFAPDLFPPLDTYIFTPIGKLFINLITMLVVPIVFISIALGTAGLGDPKKLGRIGLKTIGFFLVTTTIAIVIGLGLAFVLEPGNAGTFNTDELEYSGEKAPPISETLLNIVPKNPAQAFAEANMLQIIVFAIFIGLALTMLGSKVARVKEVLEQGNEIMMYLVNLVMKFAPYGTFALLASAIGMQGVDAIKAMSLYMGVVLLALVIHAGVTYGSAIWILAKRNPLQFFKGFAPAMGVAFSTSSSNATLPVSMSVAQKNLKVPKSISSFVQPLGATINMDGTAIMQGVATVFIAQVYDVELTLTALVIIVLTAVLASIGTAGVPGVGLIMLAMVLSSVNLPVEGIALIIGIDRLLDMARTAVNITGDAACAVIVAESEERAANKVKA; translated from the coding sequence ATGAACTTATCAATTAAAATTGTTATTGCATTGATTTTAGGCGCAATAACAGGAGTGGTGCTAAATTTATTTGCACCAGATTTATTCCCTCCTTTAGATACATATATTTTTACTCCTATAGGAAAATTATTTATTAATCTAATCACTATGCTCGTTGTGCCAATTGTTTTCATCTCTATCGCTTTAGGAACTGCAGGACTAGGCGACCCTAAAAAGTTAGGACGTATTGGATTAAAAACTATTGGATTCTTTTTAGTAACTACAACAATTGCAATAGTTATCGGATTAGGTTTAGCGTTTGTTCTTGAACCAGGTAATGCAGGTACATTCAATACCGATGAATTAGAATACAGTGGAGAAAAGGCACCACCAATCTCAGAAACTTTGTTAAACATTGTTCCAAAGAATCCAGCACAAGCATTTGCTGAAGCAAACATGTTACAAATAATTGTGTTTGCCATTTTTATTGGTTTAGCTTTAACTATGTTAGGTTCGAAAGTAGCAAGAGTGAAAGAAGTTCTTGAACAAGGAAACGAAATTATGATGTATTTAGTAAACCTTGTCATGAAATTTGCTCCGTATGGTACGTTTGCACTTCTTGCTTCTGCGATTGGGATGCAAGGTGTGGATGCAATTAAAGCAATGAGTCTTTATATGGGCGTAGTTTTACTTGCATTGGTTATTCATGCAGGAGTTACATATGGTTCAGCAATTTGGATTTTAGCAAAAAGAAATCCACTTCAATTCTTTAAAGGTTTTGCACCAGCTATGGGTGTTGCATTTAGTACATCTAGTAGTAATGCAACGTTACCAGTATCTATGAGTGTTGCACAAAAAAATCTTAAGGTTCCAAAATCGATTTCTAGCTTTGTACAACCTCTTGGCGCAACAATTAATATGGATGGTACAGCCATTATGCAAGGTGTGGCAACCGTTTTTATCGCTCAAGTGTACGACGTTGAGTTAACGCTTACAGCTTTGGTGATAATTGTATTGACAGCTGTTTTAGCAAGTATTGGAACAGCAGGTGTACCAGGTGTAGGCCTAATAATGCTTGCTATGGTTTTGAGCTCAGTTAACTTACCTGTTGAAGGAATTGCCTTAATTATTGGGATTGATCGCTTGCTTGATATGGCTAGAACTGCGGTTAATATTACAGGTGATGCAGCTTGTGCCGTCATAGTAGCAGAATCTGAAGAACGTGCTGCTAATAAAGTAAAGGCATAA
- a CDS encoding GTP cyclohydrolase II, with translation MSKVQTVSKQALAVLEDKIQLIHSSQGSIYLVGPINLPLNLFGETVVFQWYCWLQTKEEKEDIHQIIDKLSSANLAEFQQSSVLVYGDFEHEEDALMRMHSICHTGDIFGSKRCDCGYQLKESMQMIVDHGAGALIYLANHEGRGIGLFSKAMAYILQENGYDTVEANESLGFVDDSRNYDDAIQVLKTLRSKPVTLLTNNPKKLAALIDAGLPISGRTPLWGDVSEFNEAYLQTKIKRSGHLEVEDEGTCPND, from the coding sequence ATGAGTAAAGTACAAACTGTTTCAAAACAAGCTCTTGCAGTGTTAGAGGATAAAATTCAATTAATACATTCAAGTCAAGGTTCTATATATTTAGTTGGGCCAATAAATCTACCCCTTAATTTGTTTGGGGAAACCGTCGTATTTCAATGGTACTGTTGGTTGCAAACGAAAGAAGAAAAAGAAGATATTCATCAAATCATCGATAAACTATCTTCTGCAAACCTAGCAGAATTTCAGCAATCAAGTGTTCTCGTTTATGGTGATTTTGAACATGAAGAAGACGCCCTAATGAGAATGCATTCAATCTGTCATACCGGGGATATTTTCGGAAGTAAGAGATGTGACTGTGGCTATCAACTCAAAGAGTCAATGCAAATGATCGTGGACCATGGAGCAGGTGCTCTAATTTATTTAGCTAACCATGAAGGCAGAGGAATAGGTTTATTTAGTAAAGCAATGGCTTATATTCTTCAAGAGAATGGGTATGACACAGTCGAAGCGAACGAAAGTCTTGGTTTTGTTGATGACTCTCGTAACTATGATGATGCCATTCAAGTTTTAAAAACATTACGTTCGAAACCAGTAACGCTGTTGACGAACAATCCTAAAAAACTAGCCGCATTAATTGACGCTGGCCTCCCAATTTCAGGACGTACACCTTTGTGGGGAGATGTTTCGGAATTTAACGAGGCATACTTGCAAACAAAAATTAAACGCTCTGGGCATCTAGAGGTAGAAGATGAAGGGACTTGTCCAAATGACTAA
- the ribD gene encoding bifunctional diaminohydroxyphosphoribosylaminopyrimidine deaminase/5-amino-6-(5-phosphoribosylamino)uracil reductase RibD produces MTNHEFYMDLAIKNAQAMKGQTDPNPLVGSVIVTENRIVGVGAHLKTGEPHAEIHAIRMAGENARGGTIYVTLEPCSHHGRTGPCAVAIVEAGITKVIIATLDPNPVVSGNGVKILEEAGIEVIVGVLEESSKKMNEVFNKFIVKKTPFVTLKAGITLDGKIATHSSNSKWITSEEARHDVHQLRNEHMAILVGVNTVIADNPELTTRIANGRNPVRIILDSTLKIPLDRKVITDKLADTWIFTSENFDIEKKSLLESMSISVFPTSGSKQVNPKEVMRILGEKGISSLLIEGGGTINAAFLENKLIDKAIIYIAPKLIGGQQAPTFLEGSGIDKMADAVDLLDADIIKIGKDFKFVGYPSYTI; encoded by the coding sequence ATGACTAACCACGAATTTTATATGGATTTAGCTATAAAAAATGCGCAAGCGATGAAAGGGCAAACAGACCCGAACCCTCTTGTAGGATCTGTTATTGTCACTGAAAATCGAATTGTTGGAGTAGGTGCGCATTTGAAAACTGGAGAACCACATGCAGAAATTCATGCAATTCGTATGGCAGGAGAGAACGCACGAGGTGGAACGATTTATGTCACACTTGAACCTTGCTCTCATCATGGGCGAACAGGTCCATGTGCAGTAGCCATTGTGGAAGCTGGAATAACAAAAGTAATCATTGCGACTCTTGACCCAAACCCCGTAGTATCAGGTAACGGCGTAAAAATCCTTGAAGAAGCAGGGATTGAAGTGATTGTGGGTGTTCTTGAAGAATCATCTAAAAAAATGAATGAAGTGTTTAATAAGTTCATTGTGAAAAAGACACCTTTCGTTACATTAAAAGCAGGAATTACATTAGACGGTAAAATCGCAACACATTCGTCTAATAGTAAGTGGATTACATCTGAAGAAGCTAGACATGATGTCCATCAGCTACGAAATGAGCATATGGCAATTTTAGTTGGAGTGAACACTGTAATTGCTGACAATCCAGAGTTAACAACTAGAATTGCAAACGGCCGTAACCCAGTTCGTATTATTTTAGATTCTACGCTAAAAATACCACTAGATCGTAAGGTCATTACAGACAAATTGGCTGACACATGGATTTTTACTAGCGAGAACTTCGACATAGAAAAAAAATCGTTGTTAGAAAGCATGAGTATTTCTGTATTTCCAACTTCTGGTTCGAAGCAGGTAAACCCAAAAGAAGTCATGCGAATTTTGGGTGAAAAAGGAATTTCATCTTTATTAATTGAAGGTGGAGGCACGATTAATGCAGCCTTTTTAGAAAATAAACTAATCGATAAAGCGATTATTTATATTGCACCAAAACTAATCGGAGGACAACAAGCACCTACATTTTTAGAAGGATCAGGAATCGATAAAATGGCAGACGCGGTTGACTTACTGGACGCAGATATCATCAAAATAGGCAAAGATTTTAAGTTTGTCGGCTATCCAAGTTACACAATATGA
- a CDS encoding 5' nucleotidase, NT5C type — MIKQLRDTSMKFGFDIDDTLISLREHAFHIYNKNLNKNIPIDVFHEIKKVEIHEAFGLTAEQGFNMWNSSLEEIYYTSCPPYPDAVETLVELSKQGHEIYYITARPSEHGERTKQWLIEQGFPVQAEKFFCGMKDQDKVKIIQELKLDYYFDDKPDVLNTLSNDSLKVYVMNQSYNQHLTIPRITNWSELKEIINK, encoded by the coding sequence ATGATTAAGCAATTGAGGGATACTAGTATGAAATTTGGTTTTGATATCGACGATACACTGATCAGTCTAAGAGAACATGCCTTCCATATTTATAATAAAAACTTGAACAAAAACATCCCTATTGATGTTTTTCATGAAATAAAAAAAGTTGAAATTCATGAAGCATTTGGTCTTACGGCAGAGCAGGGTTTTAACATGTGGAACAGCTCCCTAGAAGAGATTTACTACACATCCTGCCCTCCTTATCCAGATGCGGTAGAAACATTGGTAGAACTAAGTAAGCAAGGGCATGAAATTTACTATATAACAGCTAGGCCTAGCGAGCATGGAGAACGTACGAAACAATGGTTGATAGAACAAGGTTTTCCTGTACAAGCAGAGAAATTTTTCTGTGGCATGAAAGATCAGGACAAGGTGAAAATCATTCAAGAGTTAAAGTTAGATTATTACTTTGATGACAAGCCAGATGTTTTGAACACACTTTCGAATGATTCGTTGAAAGTGTATGTTATGAATCAATCGTATAATCAACATTTGACGATTCCAAGAATTACTAATTGGTCAGAGCTGAAAGAAATTATAAACAAATAA
- a CDS encoding HEAT repeat domain-containing protein, whose product MTNKVQNDLPENYNELKKAANRTSSWRTRFDAVEELGQYNHSKVIDVLTTRMTKDPVFKVQEAAYRQLKGLGEDVQQPKQTKFDIIKGTSKILLRIKKSLPADHSFKEFEEKFKKMRLDVYDAYEGEKGAGFDKWLENEWASLLKK is encoded by the coding sequence TTGACTAATAAAGTACAAAATGACTTACCAGAAAATTACAATGAACTAAAAAAAGCTGCGAACCGAACGTCTAGTTGGAGAACGCGTTTTGATGCAGTAGAAGAGCTAGGTCAGTATAACCATAGTAAAGTCATCGATGTCCTAACGACAAGAATGACTAAAGACCCGGTGTTTAAAGTGCAAGAGGCTGCTTATCGTCAGCTTAAAGGCTTAGGAGAAGATGTTCAACAACCTAAGCAAACAAAATTCGACATCATAAAAGGGACCTCTAAAATCTTGCTTCGTATTAAAAAGAGTTTGCCAGCAGATCATTCTTTTAAAGAGTTCGAAGAGAAATTCAAAAAAATGAGACTCGACGTATATGATGCTTACGAAGGTGAAAAAGGAGCAGGCTTTGATAAGTGGTTAGAAAATGAATGGGCTTCTTTGTTGAAAAAATAA
- a CDS encoding S66 peptidase family protein, with translation MPIKPKQLQSGDTIGIVTLGSPINATTINEGIATLENMGFSVVIGDQVYNSNGFLAGTPLERASDLMAMFENKEVNCILPTRGGTGVASILPFLNFSVIAQNPKIISGYSDITVLLNALYEYSDLITFQSLLLLDFNNRTPAYNFNQFFAATSAIAAPWEITNPPGMPFVNKVSGDVTGPIVGGNLTSFVGTLGTSFEINTAGKILFLEETHEPINTVYRYLSHLKLAGKFDDCFGILMGECTSCEPSYGVTYNEIIDEFLVPLGKPLISNISSAHGLFKAAIPIGASVNMNTAELTLTVMESVVTP, from the coding sequence ATGCCGATAAAACCTAAGCAACTTCAATCAGGTGACACTATTGGAATCGTTACATTAGGTAGTCCTATAAATGCTACCACGATTAATGAAGGCATTGCTACATTAGAAAATATGGGATTTAGTGTTGTTATCGGAGACCAAGTATATAACTCTAATGGATTCCTAGCAGGTACCCCTCTAGAGAGGGCATCTGATTTGATGGCTATGTTTGAAAATAAAGAAGTCAACTGTATCTTACCAACTAGAGGAGGAACTGGAGTCGCCAGTATCCTTCCATTCCTCAATTTCTCTGTGATTGCTCAAAACCCGAAAATTATTTCAGGTTACAGTGATATAACTGTGTTACTAAATGCGTTGTATGAATATTCAGATTTAATAACATTTCAAAGTTTATTATTGCTTGATTTCAATAACCGAACGCCTGCTTATAACTTTAATCAATTCTTTGCTGCTACTTCTGCTATAGCGGCACCGTGGGAAATTACTAACCCTCCTGGCATGCCCTTTGTAAACAAAGTATCTGGAGATGTAACGGGTCCTATTGTTGGAGGAAACCTTACTTCTTTCGTTGGCACGTTAGGCACCTCTTTTGAAATAAATACCGCAGGAAAAATCTTGTTTCTTGAAGAAACTCATGAACCAATCAACACCGTGTATCGCTACTTAAGTCACTTGAAATTAGCAGGGAAATTCGACGATTGCTTTGGCATACTAATGGGGGAATGCACGAGTTGCGAACCTTCTTACGGCGTCACATACAATGAAATCATCGATGAATTTCTAGTACCATTAGGAAAACCTTTAATCAGCAATATATCTTCAGCACATGGTCTCTTTAAGGCAGCTATTCCTATTGGAGCTAGTGTAAACATGAATACGGCTGAACTTACATTAACTGTTATGGAATCCGTGGTAACTCCATGA
- a CDS encoding class I SAM-dependent rRNA methyltransferase, whose product MGKNIQLKVKSSFVKNIKVGYPLITEDAILNMKDVKEEGTIIELVDDNQRFLGKGYYGKQNKGRGWVLSQNQHELFDVTFFEKKLKLAIEHRTSLFNNPKTTAFRVFNGEGDGVGGCTIDFYAGYYVISWYSEGVYKFKNDIIQALTKLVDVKGLYEKKRFASQGTYMEDDDFVSGEKAPEPLLVKENDINFAVYLNDGAMVGIFLDQRDVRKTIHDSYSKGKSVLNTFSYTGAFSVAAVLGGATRTTSVDLANRSKSKTIEQFSVNGIDFEAQDIMVEDVFHYFKYAVRKQLKFDLVILDPPSFARSKKHTFSAGKDYPDLLMQAISITEKKGVIVASSNCSTFGMTKFKGFIEKAFKQTGSTYKIREEFSLPEDYKTIDEFKEGNYLKVVFIEKLT is encoded by the coding sequence GTGGGAAAAAATATACAGCTTAAAGTGAAGTCTTCTTTTGTTAAAAATATTAAAGTAGGCTATCCACTCATAACAGAAGATGCAATTCTCAACATGAAAGACGTAAAAGAAGAAGGTACAATCATTGAGCTAGTTGATGATAATCAACGCTTTCTAGGAAAAGGTTATTATGGCAAACAAAACAAAGGTCGAGGATGGGTGTTAAGTCAAAATCAACATGAACTATTCGATGTGACGTTTTTTGAAAAGAAATTGAAACTAGCAATTGAACATCGCACTTCTTTGTTTAATAACCCAAAAACCACAGCATTCCGTGTGTTTAACGGAGAGGGCGATGGAGTTGGTGGATGTACGATAGATTTTTATGCGGGTTACTATGTTATTAGTTGGTATAGTGAAGGTGTGTATAAGTTTAAGAACGACATTATTCAAGCATTAACAAAATTAGTCGATGTGAAAGGTTTATATGAAAAGAAACGCTTTGCATCACAAGGAACTTACATGGAAGATGATGATTTTGTTTCAGGAGAGAAGGCACCTGAGCCTTTACTTGTTAAAGAAAATGACATTAATTTTGCCGTGTATTTAAATGATGGTGCTATGGTCGGAATCTTTTTAGACCAACGGGACGTTCGTAAAACGATTCATGATTCTTATTCAAAAGGAAAGAGTGTGTTAAATACATTTTCTTATACAGGGGCATTTTCGGTTGCCGCAGTACTAGGTGGAGCAACAAGAACAACGAGTGTGGATTTAGCTAACCGCAGTAAAAGTAAAACGATTGAGCAGTTCAGTGTAAATGGCATTGATTTTGAGGCGCAAGATATCATGGTGGAAGATGTTTTTCATTACTTCAAATATGCAGTACGTAAACAATTAAAATTTGATTTGGTCATTTTAGACCCTCCAAGTTTTGCACGTTCTAAAAAGCATACATTTAGTGCTGGAAAAGATTATCCCGACTTACTAATGCAAGCTATTTCGATTACTGAGAAAAAAGGAGTCATTGTCGCGTCATCTAACTGCAGTACGTTTGGAATGACTAAATTTAAAGGGTTTATTGAAAAGGCATTTAAACAAACAGGCAGTACATATAAAATTCGAGAAGAATTTTCTTTACCTGAAGACTATAAAACAATAGATGAATTTAAAGAAGGAAATTATTTGAAAGTAGTGTTCATTGAGAAACTTACTTAA
- a CDS encoding ATP-binding protein — translation MELTKHFLFNLSLMIVLLFFCVMWAEKSGNGRLNKGTALSYFILSSILCFMFSYQLNEELILDLRIVPFMVGGLYLGLSPVLGLFIIITRGFHGIDIGFFSSLIFYGLFSFLIWCIYPWFLKLSSKYRILFSVGITILVSLIILVTLEILNLHNNKLDVWVAYLFIPPLGVAMISYIMEVIEKNILLRQRLLKIEKLQAVEQMGAAISHEIRNPLTSAMGFVQLLEDDSIESKDRTQYLAILKGELESAERVIQDYLTFSKPQIELVEEIDVHVELHHVLNLLQPIANLNSVEVSTKFSSCGLIKGDRQKFHQCFINVMKNSIESMPNGGVLSIETVFTKNNVSIQVKDTGLGMTEEEVVRLGEPYYSTKGSKGTGLGIMVVFSIVKAMKGTIKVQSKFGVGTTFHISFLSSVTELQESP, via the coding sequence TTGGAACTAACAAAGCATTTTTTATTTAATTTGTCTTTAATGATCGTATTGCTTTTCTTTTGTGTTATGTGGGCTGAGAAATCAGGAAATGGGCGTTTGAACAAGGGCACAGCTTTATCATATTTTATTCTATCTTCAATACTTTGTTTTATGTTTTCATACCAATTAAATGAAGAATTAATATTAGATTTGCGAATTGTTCCATTTATGGTAGGAGGTCTTTATCTTGGACTAAGTCCGGTTTTAGGATTATTTATCATAATTACTAGAGGATTTCACGGAATCGATATTGGATTCTTTTCTTCGTTAATATTTTATGGTTTATTTAGCTTTTTAATATGGTGTATCTATCCATGGTTTTTAAAACTATCTTCAAAATACAGAATACTTTTTTCAGTAGGTATAACTATTCTGGTAAGTTTGATCATATTAGTTACTCTCGAAATTCTAAATCTACATAATAATAAGCTGGATGTCTGGGTAGCCTACCTTTTTATCCCGCCACTTGGGGTTGCAATGATTTCTTATATCATGGAGGTTATTGAAAAAAATATTCTTTTAAGACAACGCTTGTTAAAGATAGAAAAATTACAAGCAGTGGAGCAAATGGGAGCGGCAATATCTCATGAGATTCGTAATCCATTAACATCTGCAATGGGTTTTGTTCAACTTCTTGAAGATGATTCAATTGAAAGTAAAGATAGAACCCAATACCTCGCCATTCTAAAAGGAGAATTAGAATCTGCCGAAAGAGTCATACAAGATTATTTGACCTTTTCAAAACCACAAATAGAATTAGTGGAAGAAATCGATGTGCATGTTGAGCTTCATCATGTGTTGAACTTACTTCAACCTATAGCTAATTTAAATTCTGTAGAAGTTTCGACCAAGTTTTCTTCTTGTGGATTGATTAAAGGGGACCGTCAGAAATTTCACCAATGTTTTATCAATGTTATGAAAAATTCAATTGAATCAATGCCAAATGGTGGCGTTTTATCCATTGAGACAGTTTTCACTAAAAATAATGTGTCAATACAAGTTAAGGATACAGGCCTAGGTATGACTGAGGAAGAGGTTGTAAGATTAGGGGAACCCTACTATTCGACGAAAGGTTCAAAAGGAACAGGTCTTGGTATAATGGTTGTTTTCAGTATAGTAAAAGCAATGAAAGGAACAATTAAGGTGCAAAGTAAATTCGGAGTTGGAACGACTTTTCATATTTCCTTTCTTTCGTCTGTTACTGAATTACAGGAAAGTCCGTGA
- a CDS encoding CAP domain-containing protein has protein sequence MRFLSTILTLLFVAYLTSPLWEKPASDYVDVSFLDTIDAQVIKGYEFFKNQPFIENTINDLSNTVTTLPAKLTNEVNKSTYDPVTQLEKPTLATPTDGLFSVHNIQVGDKLEAVNNELGKAKRTTLNEYGSKWHTFHTNYQNFLMVSFDDSSRVNGLFTNNDLIASSYGIKLNSPKTVVQETLGQPLKHIQKDNINYILNDHGEMETFLIENIYVTVFYDVHENNTVTAIQIISDSLENKKNSLYGETSDALRDGFEFQLFDLTNAARVHHKVPPVKWESTVRGTAYKHSLDMASQNYFNHTNLAGQSPFDRMTMDDINYSVAGENLAYGQSSSIFAHEGLMNSIGHRKNLLKRDFKLLGVGVAFNDENQPYFTENFYTP, from the coding sequence ATGCGTTTCCTAAGCACCATCCTCACATTACTTTTTGTCGCCTATTTAACAAGCCCACTCTGGGAAAAGCCGGCAAGTGACTATGTGGACGTATCCTTTTTAGATACGATTGATGCACAAGTAATTAAAGGATATGAATTTTTTAAAAATCAACCCTTTATTGAAAATACGATAAATGATCTTTCCAATACAGTAACTACATTACCCGCAAAGCTAACAAACGAAGTTAATAAATCTACTTATGATCCTGTTACCCAATTAGAAAAACCAACATTAGCGACGCCAACTGATGGTTTATTTTCAGTTCATAACATTCAAGTTGGGGACAAATTGGAGGCAGTAAATAATGAACTAGGTAAAGCAAAGCGTACGACATTAAATGAATATGGGTCTAAGTGGCACACCTTTCATACCAATTACCAAAACTTTTTAATGGTATCTTTTGATGACTCTTCGCGAGTGAATGGTTTATTCACTAATAACGATTTAATTGCCTCTTCTTACGGAATTAAATTAAATAGTCCTAAGACAGTTGTTCAAGAAACGTTAGGCCAACCGCTCAAACATATTCAGAAAGATAACATTAATTATATTTTAAATGATCATGGAGAAATGGAAACATTCTTAATTGAAAATATTTATGTGACCGTCTTTTATGACGTTCATGAAAACAATACCGTCACAGCTATACAAATCATATCGGACAGTTTGGAAAACAAAAAAAATTCTTTATACGGTGAAACTAGTGATGCATTGCGAGATGGGTTTGAGTTTCAATTATTTGATTTAACAAATGCCGCCCGTGTTCATCACAAAGTTCCTCCCGTGAAATGGGAATCAACGGTTCGAGGGACAGCTTACAAACATAGTCTAGATATGGCGAGTCAAAATTACTTTAATCACACCAATTTAGCTGGGCAATCTCCTTTTGATCGTATGACTATGGACGACATTAATTATTCAGTAGCTGGTGAAAACTTAGCATATGGTCAGTCCAGCAGTATTTTTGCACATGAGGGATTAATGAACTCTATTGGCCATCGCAAGAATTTATTAAAACGTGACTTTAAATTACTTGGCGTGGGTGTGGCTTTTAACGATGAAAATCAACCTTATTTTACAGAGAACTTTTACACACCGTAA
- a CDS encoding VanZ family protein, with amino-acid sequence MDYRKDKGWIMDSIIRYIQDMGFYMVLILPGIIAVRIFQIKRLKMQTNILREFGITLFFMFLVGLLSQTILPAVSSQGGEVKFINGNHQAINLEPFRVLTETYNAIKYLDLWQPFLINFVGNIVMFFPIGFFLPLLWGKFGRAWRAIGTAFLISVAIEILQLPQMRSSDVDDLWLNTLGACIGYIVYKSLPNMVKKSFNIRQIG; translated from the coding sequence GTGGACTACAGAAAAGATAAAGGGTGGATTATGGATTCGATAATTCGGTATATACAAGATATGGGTTTCTATATGGTATTAATTTTACCAGGCATTATTGCGGTACGTATTTTTCAAATTAAGCGATTAAAAATGCAAACGAACATTTTACGTGAGTTCGGCATTACACTGTTTTTTATGTTCCTTGTTGGCTTGCTGTCTCAGACTATATTACCTGCTGTAAGTAGCCAGGGAGGGGAAGTGAAATTTATTAACGGGAATCATCAAGCAATTAATCTAGAGCCTTTTCGGGTATTAACCGAGACTTATAATGCAATCAAATACTTGGACTTATGGCAACCTTTTTTAATTAATTTCGTTGGAAATATTGTGATGTTCTTCCCTATAGGTTTTTTTCTTCCATTATTATGGGGAAAGTTTGGTCGAGCTTGGCGAGCAATCGGTACTGCATTTCTTATATCAGTAGCTATTGAAATACTGCAACTTCCTCAAATGCGCAGTAGTGATGTAGATGACTTATGGCTAAATACTTTAGGGGCTTGCATCGGTTATATAGTGTATAAAAGTCTTCCAAATATGGTCAAGAAAAGTTTTAACATAAGACAAATTGGGTAA
- a CDS encoding carboxylate--amine ligase, with amino-acid sequence MTTNHSFLPILLGSDMNAYGMARAFHEAYGLKPLVLGRMNLSATQDSKILDFQVIPNLNEQDVFVPALLKVASEHVDKKLLLLACGDDYAKLIIQNKEQLQLHFAVPYIDEKLMDRIVLKENFYNICEQYGFAYPKTSLCTFKTKDSFTIDFMYPIIIKASNSVEYWNCSFPGKKKVFLAHDETEKNAIIEAIYKSTYKDNLTIQEFIPGDDSYMRVLNAYVGKDGKVKLMSLGNPILEEHSPEGIGSYAAIINTFDEALLERVRVFLEDIGYIGFANFDMKLDLRDGEYKLFEINLRNGRSSYYVTASGHNLMKYVADDHMLNIPQTLTYAKDKHLWMIIPKGVLFKYAQNDQLKQEAKELIAAGKFTNHLFYKKDFNPKRWAKLTLNNLNYYRKYKKYFNNKGLS; translated from the coding sequence ATGACAACAAATCATTCGTTTTTACCTATATTACTTGGTTCAGATATGAACGCATACGGAATGGCACGTGCTTTTCATGAAGCTTATGGATTAAAACCACTCGTTTTAGGCCGTATGAATTTATCCGCAACACAAGATAGCAAAATTTTAGATTTTCAAGTTATTCCTAATTTAAATGAACAAGATGTGTTCGTTCCAGCTCTTTTAAAAGTTGCAAGTGAACATGTGGATAAAAAACTATTGCTCCTAGCCTGTGGAGACGATTATGCTAAATTAATTATCCAAAATAAAGAACAATTACAGTTACATTTTGCGGTACCATACATTGATGAAAAATTAATGGATCGTATCGTGTTAAAAGAAAATTTCTATAATATTTGTGAGCAGTACGGATTTGCCTATCCAAAGACATCACTTTGTACCTTTAAAACAAAGGACTCATTTACCATCGACTTTATGTATCCAATCATCATTAAAGCATCTAACTCTGTCGAGTATTGGAATTGTTCATTCCCAGGAAAGAAAAAAGTTTTCTTGGCACATGATGAAACAGAAAAGAATGCCATCATTGAAGCGATATACAAATCAACTTACAAAGATAATTTAACGATTCAAGAATTTATTCCGGGAGACGATTCTTACATGCGTGTTTTAAATGCGTATGTAGGGAAAGATGGAAAAGTCAAACTCATGTCTTTGGGTAACCCGATTTTAGAAGAGCATTCACCTGAAGGCATCGGAAGTTATGCAGCTATCATTAATACGTTTGATGAAGCATTACTTGAACGAGTGCGTGTTTTCTTAGAAGATATCGGCTACATTGGCTTCGCAAACTTTGATATGAAGCTTGATTTACGAGATGGTGAATACAAGTTATTTGAGATTAACTTGCGAAATGGTCGAAGTAGTTACTATGTTACTGCAAGTGGTCACAACCTGATGAAGTATGTGGCAGATGATCATATGCTTAATATTCCACAAACGTTGACGTATGCGAAAGACAAGCATCTCTGGATGATTATTCCAAAAGGAGTATTATTTAAGTACGCACAAAACGATCAACTTAAACAGGAAGCAAAAGAGTTAATTGCTGCAGGAAAATTCACGAATCATTTATTTTACAAAAAAGACTTCAATCCAAAGCGATGGGCAAAGTTAACGTTGAATAATTTAAATTACTATCGTAAGTATAAAAAATACTTTAACAATAAAGGTTTGTCTTAA